One stretch of Amycolatopsis sp. NBC_00345 DNA includes these proteins:
- the merB gene encoding organomercurial lyase has protein sequence MSELTSESTGIRATTGPGEVGRGSLDTAWDEDVRVAVYRAFAVHGRPPTAPELADAAHGSLAVAKQALHRLDGARQLVLDECEHVVLAHPFAAVPLGFSVMGARTLWWGGCAWDSFAIPHLVPDEPEVLVSTRCPGCGEPSALVVGREAPPKGAQVAHFPVPAARMWDDVRHTCSLQRLFCDESCVDEWAGESGTGKGSVLDLDTLWHLASGWYAGRLDHGYRRREPAEAADYFRGVGLTGAFWGE, from the coding sequence ATGAGCGAGCTAACGAGCGAATCGACCGGCATCCGGGCCACGACGGGCCCCGGTGAGGTGGGTCGCGGGAGCCTGGACACCGCCTGGGACGAGGACGTGCGAGTGGCCGTGTACCGGGCGTTCGCGGTGCACGGCCGGCCGCCGACCGCGCCGGAGCTGGCCGACGCCGCGCACGGCTCGCTGGCCGTGGCCAAGCAGGCGCTGCACCGCCTCGACGGCGCGCGCCAGCTCGTGCTGGACGAGTGCGAGCACGTGGTACTGGCTCACCCGTTCGCCGCGGTCCCGCTCGGCTTCTCCGTGATGGGCGCCCGCACGCTGTGGTGGGGCGGCTGCGCGTGGGACTCGTTCGCGATCCCGCACCTCGTGCCGGACGAGCCGGAGGTGCTGGTCTCGACCCGCTGCCCCGGCTGCGGCGAGCCGAGCGCGCTGGTCGTCGGCCGCGAAGCACCGCCGAAGGGCGCGCAGGTGGCGCACTTCCCCGTGCCCGCGGCCCGCATGTGGGACGACGTGCGGCACACCTGCTCGCTCCAGCGGCTGTTCTGCGACGAGTCCTGTGTGGACGAATGGGCCGGGGAATCGGGCACCGGCAAGGGATCCGTGCTCGACCTGGACACGCTGTGGCACCTGGCGAGCGGCTGGTACGCGGGCCGCCTCGACCACGGCTACCGGCGGCGCGAGCCGGCCGAGGCGGCGGACTACTTCCGGGGCGTCGGGCTGACCGGGGCGTTCTGGGGCGAGTAG
- a CDS encoding IS110 family transposase: MWVGIDVGKGFHHACAVDETGTIVFSRKVANGQAVIEQLITRTTTKASGVVWAVDMTSGAASLLIALLLATGQPVVSVPGRLVNRMAGAFAGEGKTDAKDARTIAETARLRGDLTPITSPDAVVTDLRVLTARREDLMADWVRGVNRIRELLASIFPSLERAFDYSTRSALVLLTGFQTPDSVRTAEASGLSGYLTEHGAWAKGIPSMVDKALAAAAEQTVALPGESVTAPLVARLARQLLELDREIKDLGKQLGERFAGHPSSGHITSVDGFGPILGAQLLAGTGGDLRAAFRSSGHLAAYAGLAPVPRDSGRVRGNLHRPQRYHRGLRRVFYLAALSSIKRPDGPSRVFYLRKRGEGKRHTQALIALARRLVDVIWALLRDGREFHPSPPVTTTAAA; encoded by the coding sequence ATGTGGGTCGGGATCGACGTTGGCAAGGGCTTCCACCATGCGTGCGCGGTGGACGAGACCGGCACGATCGTGTTCTCGCGGAAGGTGGCCAACGGGCAGGCCGTGATCGAGCAGCTGATCACCCGCACCACCACGAAAGCGTCCGGGGTGGTGTGGGCGGTGGACATGACCTCCGGTGCCGCAAGCCTGCTGATCGCGTTGCTGCTGGCCACCGGCCAGCCGGTGGTGTCGGTGCCGGGCCGGCTGGTCAACCGGATGGCCGGAGCGTTCGCCGGGGAAGGCAAAACCGACGCCAAAGACGCCCGCACGATCGCTGAAACCGCTCGTCTGCGCGGGGACCTGACCCCGATCACCAGCCCGGACGCGGTGGTGACCGATCTGCGGGTGCTCACCGCGCGGCGGGAGGACCTGATGGCCGACTGGGTGCGCGGGGTCAACCGGATCCGCGAACTGCTGGCGAGCATCTTTCCCTCGCTGGAACGAGCGTTCGACTACTCCACCCGCTCCGCGCTGGTCCTGCTCACCGGTTTCCAGACCCCGGACAGCGTCCGGACGGCCGAGGCGTCCGGGTTGTCGGGCTACCTGACCGAGCACGGTGCTTGGGCCAAGGGTATTCCGTCCATGGTGGACAAAGCGCTGGCTGCCGCGGCCGAGCAAACCGTTGCCCTGCCGGGAGAATCGGTGACCGCGCCGTTGGTCGCACGCCTGGCACGGCAGTTGCTGGAGCTGGACCGGGAGATCAAGGATCTCGGCAAGCAGCTCGGTGAGCGGTTCGCCGGACACCCCAGCTCCGGGCATATCACCAGCGTGGATGGCTTCGGCCCCATCCTCGGCGCTCAGTTGCTCGCCGGCACCGGCGGCGACCTGCGAGCCGCCTTCCGCAGCTCCGGCCACCTGGCTGCCTATGCCGGTCTCGCGCCGGTGCCCCGCGACTCCGGACGGGTGCGGGGCAACCTGCACCGCCCGCAGCGTTATCACCGTGGCCTGCGCCGGGTGTTCTACCTGGCCGCGCTGTCGTCGATCAAACGTCCCGACGGCCCATCGCGAGTCTTCTACCTGCGCAAACGTGGCGAGGGGAAACGGCACACCCAGGCCCTGATCGCCCTGGCCCGCCGCTTGGTCGACGTCATCTGGGCGTTGCTGCGAGACGGCCGCGAGTTCCATCCCTCACCACCGGTCACAACCACAGCTGCTGCTTGA